Genomic DNA from Candidatus Methylomirabilota bacterium:
TAGATAGATGTATGTCGATCTATGAAAGATTCAGCAAGCCGGCGGATGATTCAGCTTCGTCGGGTCATGAGGCGAGCCGAAAGCGACTTCAGCACACTGTCGACGAGTCCCGGGTTCGTCGAGACAAACGCATGCTGCGCCTCCCGCCGTACCACCAGCAGACCAGCGTCGTTCAGGATCTTGAGGTGATGCGAGATCGTCGGCTGTGAGAGAAGGAACCGCTTGCCGATTTGGCCACAGGAGAGCTCGCCCGCGTCGGCCACTTCCTGGACCATTCGAAGGCGTTTTGGCTCGGCCAGGGCCTTCAGGACCCGGAGCAGTGCCTCGTCGTCCACGATGAGCCCCCAGAGATCTCCACACCGTTGAGATGGCGATGAACGTCGAGGTGATTCAGAAGTTCCGCCGTAGGATCAGCTCGGTCTCGAGACGGATGTTGTCCTCGACGCTCAGGACTACGGCCACTCGGGGAACGCGGAGGCCGAAGTCCGCAAAGCGGAAGGCCGTCCACGCCTGGACGCTGACATCCTGGCCAGTGAAGGTCGCGGTGGCCTCCCAGGTGAATCGTCGGGTGGCTTCACGAACGGTGAGGTCGCCGACGAGCTCGAATAACGGTCCGTCTCCAGGGTGTTACGCCGGATGTAGTTGTCCCGCCGCGCCTCATCGCTTCGCAGCGGGCGGAGATCGACGATAAACCGGGAGTCGCCGCTGACGACGCGGCCCAGGTCCCCCGTCGCGGGGGACGGGCATCCGGACGGTCGGCCAGGCGCGCGCGTGTTCCAGCAAGAAACGTCGCGTTCCCTTTCGAAACCGGCGCCGGGACCCCGTGTTCAGCGGGCGATCCGGTACTCCTTGAGCTTGCGCCAGAGCGTCGTGCGCCCGATACCCAGCGCCGCGGAGGCCCTCGAGTAGTTCCAGCCGCAGCGTTCGAGCGTCTGGATGATGTGCGACTTTTCCACCCCGGCCAGGCTCTGCTGCGGGGGCAGCGTCGGCGCCTGGCCGAGCGCGAGACTGGCGGCGACGTGCGGCGGCAGGTCCTCGATCCCCACGGTGTCGCCGCGGCTCAGGATCGCCGCGCGCTCGATCGCGTTCTCGAGCTCGCGCACGTTGCCCGGCCAGGCGTAGCCCAGCAGGCGATCGAGGGCGTCGGGGCTCAGTCGCAGATCCCGCCCCTGCTTGGCGCCGAGGCGCTCGAGGAAGTGCTCGGCGAGGAGGGGGAGATCCTCCCGGCGCTCGCGCAGCGGCGGTAGAGCGATGGCGATGACGTTCAGCCGGTAGAACAAGTCCTCGCGGAATCCCCCCTGACGGACCATCTGCTCCAAATCGCGGTTGGTCGCGGCCAGCACGCGGGCCTCGACCGTACCGGCCTGGTTCGACCCCACCGGTCGCACCTCCCCGGACTGCAGGGCGCGCAGCAGCTTTACTTGAAGTTGCTGCGGCATCTCGCCGATCTCGTCGAGGAATAGGGTGCCCTGGTGCGCCTCCTCGAAGAGGCCCTTCTTGGCGGCTGATGCCCCCGTGAAGGCCCCCTTGACGTGGCCGAAGAGCTCGGACTCCAGCAGCGCTTCCGGAAGCGCGCCGCAGTTCACCGCCACGAACGGCCCGCGGGCCTGAGGACTCGCATGATGGATGGCCTTGGCGATCAACTCCTTGCCCGTGCCCGACTCGCCTTGGATCAGCACCGTCGCGTCGGTCGGTGCCACCCGGGCGACCAGATCCAGCACTCTCCGCATGACGGCCGAGTGGGCAATGATCCCCGGCAGGCCGAACCGCTCCTCGACTTGGCGGCGCAGGTTCTCGTTCTCGCGCTTGAGGGCCTTCTCCTGCAGGGCCCGGTCGATGCGGTGCAAGAGCTCATCCGGCTCGCGGCCCTTCTCGAAGTAGTCCAGCGCCCCGAGCTGCATGGCCTCCTTGGCCGACTCCCAGCCCGCATACGCGGTGAGCAGGATGATGTCGGCCTCCGGACAGTGCGCCTTGGCTGCGCGCAGCACGTCGAGGCCCGTGCCGTCGGGCATGCGGAGGTCGGTCACGATCAGATCGAACGCCTCATCGGTCAGCGCCTTGGCGGCGGCGGTGAGCCCGTCGGCCTCCCTCACCCGGTGTCCGCGCTTGCGCAGGAGCAGGGCGAGAGTGAGGCGAGCAGACGTCTCGTCATCGACGATGAGGATGCCGGCCATGGTCACGCCGGCGCGATCGGCAGCGCGATCGTGAACCGCGTGCCGCCTCCCGGGAAGGATTCCAGGTCGATCCGCCCGCCGTGAGCGGCGACGATCCGCTGCGCGATGGTGAGGCCAAGCCCGGTGCCGCCGGACTTCTTCGAGTAGAACGGCTCGAACACGCGCCCCTGCTCCTCGCCGGCAATGCCCCGTCCGCTGTCCGAGACCACGATGAGCACCTGACCGTTCCGACGAGCGACTTCGAGGGAAAGCCTCCCGCAGCCCCCCATCGCCTCCACGCCGTTGAGGGCGATGTTCCACAACACTTGCGTGAGCTGGTCCGGGTCGAAGGCGAAGGTCGGCACGGACGCATCCACGCGTACGGCCAGCTCGACCTGACTGGCCCGGGCCGGGTCATCACGGATGAGCGCGGCCACGTGCTCCACGACTTCGCGGATGTCGCCCGGCCGCCGGCGGGACGCGCCGGGGCGCGCGAAGACCAGGAAGTCGGAGAGGATGCGATTCAGGCGCCGCGCCTCCCGCCGCACGGCGTCGAGCGTGCTCGCGCGTTCTTCAACCGTCAGCGCTTCGGCGCTGTCGAACAGTGTGGTGGCGTTGACGATGGCCGCGAGGGGGTTGCGGATCTCGTGGGCGACACCGGCCGCCAGCTCGCCGGCGGCAGCCAGATGCTCGGCCGCGGTCACCCGCTCGCGCAACCGCTCCTGCTCCGTCATGTCGGCCACGAGCTCGAGGAGCAGCGTCTCGCCGTTCGGCTGGTGCACCGAGGAACAGCTCAGCAGGAACCGTCGCCCGTTCACGCCGGCGATCTCCAGGCGAACCGGCCCCTCCATGGTCTCCCGCCGCTCCATCGGGCAGCCGGGACACGGCTGGCCGTCGGCAGTCAACACTTCGTAGCACCGCCGGCCGCGCAGCGGCCCGAACTGGCTGAGCATCCACCGATTGGCGTGGCGGACCGTGAAGTCACCCCCGACCAGCTCGAGCCCTTCGCGCAGCCCGTCGACCAGCCGCTCGTTGAACTCCTTCAGCGAGCGCATCTCGGCGCGCGCGCGGTCGAGGACCATGATGATGATGGCGAACGTTGCCAGGAAATAGAACATGAGAAAGGCGCCGTGGACCCCGAGGTAGGCCATTGTCCCCGGCTCGACCGCGACGAGCCGGGTCCCGATGCGGTGCGCGCCCCAGAGGACGAGCACCATCGCCAGGAGCCCCGCGCCGCGGTCGGAGACGGTCCGCGCCAGCCGCGGCCAGAACACGACACCCGCTGCGACCTGGACGAGGCTCAGGATCAGCGCCAGCGGCAGCTCGATGCCGGGCGCCCATGCGTGCGCGACCGTCACGCCGAGCACCGCGACGGCGGCCCCCAGCGTATCGCGACGCCGTACCCGGTAGTCCCAGCGGTAGGCGAGGGCAGCGGCCACCACGCCCGACAGGGCGGCAACGCCCACCCCGCTTATCAGCGGATCCCACGGGACCTCCGCCGGCAGCACGGCCTCCGCGAGCTTCAGGCCTTTGGACAGCGTGAAGAAGCCCCAGGCCCAGAGAAGGTAGAAGAAGAAGC
This window encodes:
- a CDS encoding metalloregulator ArsR/SmtB family transcription factor, producing the protein MDDEALLRVLKALAEPKRLRMVQEVADAGELSCGQIGKRFLLSQPTISHHLKILNDAGLLVVRREAQHAFVSTNPGLVDSVLKSLSARLMTRRS
- a CDS encoding sigma-54 dependent transcriptional regulator: MAGILIVDDETSARLTLALLLRKRGHRVREADGLTAAAKALTDEAFDLIVTDLRMPDGTGLDVLRAAKAHCPEADIILLTAYAGWESAKEAMQLGALDYFEKGREPDELLHRIDRALQEKALKRENENLRRQVEERFGLPGIIAHSAVMRRVLDLVARVAPTDATVLIQGESGTGKELIAKAIHHASPQARGPFVAVNCGALPEALLESELFGHVKGAFTGASAAKKGLFEEAHQGTLFLDEIGEMPQQLQVKLLRALQSGEVRPVGSNQAGTVEARVLAATNRDLEQMVRQGGFREDLFYRLNVIAIALPPLRERREDLPLLAEHFLERLGAKQGRDLRLSPDALDRLLGYAWPGNVRELENAIERAAILSRGDTVGIEDLPPHVAASLALGQAPTLPPQQSLAGVEKSHIIQTLERCGWNYSRASAALGIGRTTLWRKLKEYRIAR
- a CDS encoding ATP-binding protein; its protein translation is MTGPLMLAFVSTLAFAIQFLIFVYLYSSHRGRFFFYLLWAWGFFTLSKGLKLAEAVLPAEVPWDPLISGVGVAALSGVVAAALAYRWDYRVRRRDTLGAAVAVLGVTVAHAWAPGIELPLALILSLVQVAAGVVFWPRLARTVSDRGAGLLAMVLVLWGAHRIGTRLVAVEPGTMAYLGVHGAFLMFYFLATFAIIIMVLDRARAEMRSLKEFNERLVDGLREGLELVGGDFTVRHANRWMLSQFGPLRGRRCYEVLTADGQPCPGCPMERRETMEGPVRLEIAGVNGRRFLLSCSSVHQPNGETLLLELVADMTEQERLRERVTAAEHLAAAGELAAGVAHEIRNPLAAIVNATTLFDSAEALTVEERASTLDAVRREARRLNRILSDFLVFARPGASRRRPGDIREVVEHVAALIRDDPARASQVELAVRVDASVPTFAFDPDQLTQVLWNIALNGVEAMGGCGRLSLEVARRNGQVLIVVSDSGRGIAGEEQGRVFEPFYSKKSGGTGLGLTIAQRIVAAHGGRIDLESFPGGGTRFTIALPIAPA